One window of Atribacter laminatus genomic DNA carries:
- a CDS encoding ArsR/SmtB family transcription factor, producing the protein MIDQVFKALSSPWRIEILKKIAKEPLCQCEFEKSMPIDKTTISRHVRELVLAGLVEIEQRGVMKILHIKDERIMEIIELAEDMVKNERERV; encoded by the coding sequence ATGATTGATCAGGTATTCAAAGCCCTTTCTTCTCCCTGGCGAATTGAGATATTAAAGAAGATTGCAAAGGAACCACTTTGTCAGTGTGAGTTTGAAAAAAGCATGCCCATCGACAAAACCACGATTTCCCGTCATGTCCGGGAGCTGGTTTTAGCTGGTCTGGTTGAGATTGAACAGAGGGGAGTCATGAAAATTCTTCATATCAAGGATGAACGCATCATGGAAATCATTGAATTGGCTGAAGATATGGTTAAGAATGAAAGGGAGCGGGTTTAA
- a CDS encoding phosphate ABC transporter substrate-binding protein produces MKKMIRFIFIFLAVFSFAFSAFSAEKLNVSGSTTVLPIMQIIAEEFMNQNPEVDITVSGGGSGVGIAALIDKIANVAMSSRKIKAEELDKAVAKGLSVQEFEIAKDAITVIVSPANTMMNQIDSHTLKQIYTGAITNWKDLNGEDKPIVVISRDTNSGTFEVFNEHILKKDQLAPTVLMLASNRAILDEVGNNPEAIGYVGLGYVTDQVKGLLLDGVEPTKENALNGSYSISRGLYLYTPDIPQGVTKDFIDYFFSEEGQTIVEEEGFIRIK; encoded by the coding sequence ATGAAAAAAATGATTAGGTTTATTTTTATATTTCTGGCGGTTTTTTCTTTTGCTTTTTCTGCTTTTTCAGCAGAAAAGTTGAATGTTTCTGGCTCAACCACTGTTCTTCCCATTATGCAAATTATTGCTGAAGAGTTCATGAATCAGAATCCCGAAGTCGATATTACAGTAAGTGGTGGTGGATCTGGAGTAGGTATTGCTGCCCTAATTGACAAAATAGCTAACGTTGCCATGTCATCAAGAAAGATTAAAGCCGAAGAATTGGATAAAGCTGTTGCCAAAGGTCTCTCTGTCCAGGAATTTGAAATAGCCAAGGATGCCATCACGGTCATTGTGAGCCCTGCCAATACCATGATGAACCAAATCGACAGTCACACCCTGAAGCAGATCTATACCGGAGCAATCACCAACTGGAAAGACCTCAACGGAGAAGATAAACCGATAGTGGTTATTTCCCGTGATACCAACTCTGGAACCTTCGAAGTATTCAATGAACATATCTTGAAAAAAGATCAATTGGCACCAACTGTTTTAATGCTTGCCTCTAATCGGGCAATTCTGGATGAAGTTGGGAATAATCCCGAAGCTATTGGGTATGTTGGGCTGGGATATGTAACTGATCAAGTCAAGGGGCTTCTTTTAGACGGAGTTGAACCTACCAAGGAGAATGCTCTTAACGGGAGCTATTCCATCAGTCGTGGGCTTTATCTGTATACTCCCGATATTCCCCAGGGAGTCACCAAGGATTTTATTGATTACTTCTTTAGCGAAGAAGGTCAGACTATTGTTGAAGAAGAAGGTTTCATCCGTATTAAATAG
- a CDS encoding phosphoribosylanthranilate isomerase, which yields MPQVKICGITRLKDIFALINYPVWALGFIQVETSPRYVKPDFAKKLISYLPNRIIPVGVFQDQSIQTVKQIREYCGFSMVQLHGNEEPSFCAKLGRGVIRAFRIGNKLDLVQIEHYQSVSDYFLFDTFVPGKNGGTGQPFSWKLLKGIERFKQPFLISGGLSPDNIQKCLDITTPFGIDVNSGVESSPGEKDAQKVHLLFKRLNMV from the coding sequence ATGCCTCAAGTAAAAATTTGCGGAATAACCCGTCTTAAGGATATATTCGCTCTTATCAACTATCCGGTTTGGGCTTTAGGATTTATCCAGGTAGAAACAAGCCCACGATATGTAAAGCCGGATTTCGCCAAAAAACTTATTTCTTATCTTCCAAACCGAATCATTCCGGTTGGAGTTTTTCAGGATCAAAGTATTCAGACAGTAAAGCAAATAAGGGAATATTGTGGATTTTCAATGGTCCAGCTTCATGGGAATGAAGAGCCCTCTTTTTGCGCTAAATTAGGGAGAGGAGTTATTCGGGCTTTTCGAATTGGTAATAAATTGGATTTAGTTCAAATAGAACATTATCAATCGGTATCCGACTATTTTCTTTTTGACACTTTTGTTCCTGGAAAAAATGGTGGAACCGGTCAACCATTTTCATGGAAGCTTCTTAAGGGAATTGAACGTTTCAAGCAACCTTTTCTTATCTCTGGTGGCCTTTCACCGGATAATATTCAAAAATGTCTCGATATCACCACACCTTTTGGAATTGATGTGAACAGTGGAGTTGAATCATCTCCCGGGGAAAAAGATGCCCAAAAAGTTCATTTACTTTTTAAAAGGTTGAATATGGTGTAA
- a CDS encoding indole-3-glycerol phosphate synthase TrpC produces MNILEQIVSEKKQSLKRVQPYNFREIEAIIATARYQSNPWVNLFNLKNEPVIIAEIKLGSPSRGSIISPEAVPYYLSEYQKAGASALSVVTEEKYFKGNTTLLKMVIQNTHLPVLRKDFVINDFQIYQSAYFGVGALLIIVKILSLSKIRKFIHLCEQLNIIPLVEIHDQQDLEKAIEARANFIGINNRNLTSLEVSLHTTESLLPKIPDQITIVCESGIRSREDLQQFMDLGINHFLIGEYLLFHSQPGEALRELKGVKKHASSKNLRNNPS; encoded by the coding sequence ATGAATATATTAGAACAAATTGTATCCGAAAAAAAGCAAAGCTTAAAAAGAGTTCAACCCTATAATTTTAGAGAAATCGAAGCTATTATAGCAACAGCCAGGTACCAATCAAATCCATGGGTAAACCTTTTTAATCTAAAAAATGAACCAGTAATCATTGCTGAAATTAAATTAGGGTCTCCATCTCGAGGATCGATTATCAGTCCCGAAGCGGTTCCTTATTATTTATCCGAATATCAAAAAGCAGGAGCGTCAGCTTTATCGGTCGTGACTGAAGAAAAATATTTCAAAGGGAACACTACTTTGCTTAAAATGGTTATTCAGAATACTCATCTTCCAGTTCTTCGTAAAGATTTTGTTATAAATGATTTTCAAATTTATCAATCAGCCTACTTTGGAGTTGGAGCTCTTCTCATAATTGTAAAGATTCTTTCTTTATCAAAAATCCGAAAATTTATTCACCTCTGTGAACAGCTAAACATTATTCCTTTGGTTGAAATACATGACCAGCAGGATCTTGAAAAGGCAATAGAAGCCCGAGCTAATTTTATTGGAATCAACAATCGCAATCTTACTTCCTTAGAGGTTTCGCTTCATACCACTGAATCTCTTTTGCCTAAGATACCAGATCAAATTACGATCGTTTGTGAAAGCGGAATTCGAAGTCGGGAAGATCTTCAACAGTTTATGGACCTGGGTATTAACCATTTTTTAATTGGTGAATATTTACTTTTCCATTCTCAACCAGGAGAAGCTCTTCGCGAGTTAAAAGGAGTTAAAAAACATGCCTCAAGTAAAAATTTGCGGAATAACCCGTCTTAA
- the trpD gene encoding anthranilate phosphoribosyltransferase translates to MLNPETPKILNYLMEKQHYDFEESYRLMMNLMENQFSASQIGAILFAYSQKGETPQEIAGFASAMRAKATPFPITQKITVIDNCGTGGDGKRTFNISTASALLAYAMGLKVIKHGNRSVTSNCGSADFLEALGFQINFPADKMKRFFDLTGFAFLYAPLYHPAMKAVQQVRKELGIPTIFNLLGPLTNPAPITHKVIGVCKSNLVDLVAQTLLHLNIQRGLVFWGEPGIDEVSICGITKMALIEKGKIQTWDFSPEQVGLKVNSINGLFGGNPEKNVHLFHELLQGEKTKETLGRAVILNTAFLVWLLYPEKNLGEIYRNIEDLIRSGEAYKKIQNLIIFNQSFND, encoded by the coding sequence ATGTTAAATCCTGAAACTCCAAAAATCCTCAATTATTTAATGGAAAAACAGCATTATGATTTTGAAGAGTCCTATCGGTTGATGATGAATTTGATGGAAAATCAATTTTCTGCCTCTCAAATTGGAGCAATTCTTTTCGCTTACAGTCAAAAAGGTGAAACACCACAGGAAATTGCTGGATTTGCTTCTGCTATGAGAGCAAAAGCTACTCCGTTTCCGATTACACAAAAAATAACGGTGATAGACAATTGTGGCACTGGTGGCGATGGGAAAAGAACCTTTAACATATCAACAGCGTCAGCGCTTTTAGCTTATGCTATGGGACTAAAAGTCATTAAACATGGCAACCGATCGGTTACCAGCAATTGTGGGAGTGCCGATTTTTTAGAAGCTCTTGGATTTCAAATTAATTTTCCAGCTGATAAGATGAAAAGATTTTTTGATCTGACCGGTTTTGCTTTTCTCTATGCTCCTCTCTATCATCCAGCCATGAAAGCAGTTCAACAGGTGAGAAAGGAGCTAGGCATTCCAACTATATTTAATCTTCTGGGTCCACTAACCAACCCAGCTCCGATAACCCATAAGGTTATTGGAGTATGCAAGTCGAACCTGGTCGATTTGGTTGCTCAAACGCTCCTTCATTTAAACATTCAAAGAGGATTAGTGTTTTGGGGCGAGCCAGGTATTGATGAAGTGAGCATCTGTGGAATTACCAAGATGGCTCTTATTGAGAAGGGGAAAATACAGACCTGGGATTTTTCACCTGAACAGGTAGGTCTCAAAGTGAATTCAATAAACGGTCTATTTGGTGGAAATCCAGAAAAAAATGTCCACCTTTTTCATGAACTTCTTCAAGGGGAAAAAACCAAGGAGACATTGGGAAGAGCTGTTATCTTGAATACTGCATTTTTAGTTTGGCTGTTATATCCTGAGAAAAATCTTGGTGAAATATATCGAAATATTGAAGATCTTATTCGATCCGGGGAAGCCTATAAAAAGATACAAAATCTCATTATTTTCAATCAATCTTTCAACGACTAA
- a CDS encoding anthranilate synthase component I family protein: MARQQPDQETFMSLSQEGYDSIPIYREKLLDRLTPISLFESFRDCKPVLLLESAERGEVWGRFSFLIIDPEEEIRLSFKDNLIDSLEEKYPQKRIYPQPEIPFLGGAVGFLSYDAVKTWEKTVPQKPLDYPLAYFLTVHRFLYIDHLRHTVGAVQVVPAGKRELYLQAKTWMDDIFNSLEEKRDNVNTSFQLKGEIQSNFSQRDFLEAVEQVKKLIEEGHVSQTVVSQKFSAAFQGDPFLAYRCLRSLNPSPYMFYLDAGDFQIAGSSPEMLVKLDKGKLTTKPIAGTRKRSQLRPETEIVQELLNDEKENAEHIMLLDLGRNDIGKICLPGTVQVEEFMNVERYSHVYHIVSQVSGRMKDNCSPWKALQACFPAGTVSGAPKVRAMQIIESLEPYARGPYAGALGYVGDNGNMDTCIIIRSLFFKEGITSVQAGAGIVYDSDPMSEYEETRNKAEAMIRALKMAEGEGSK; the protein is encoded by the coding sequence ATGGCGAGACAACAACCGGACCAAGAAACCTTTATGAGCTTATCCCAAGAGGGGTATGACTCAATTCCAATCTATCGTGAAAAACTGCTTGATCGATTGACACCTATTTCATTATTTGAATCATTTCGAGATTGTAAACCAGTGCTTCTATTGGAAAGCGCAGAAAGAGGAGAGGTATGGGGAAGGTTCTCTTTTCTCATCATCGATCCTGAAGAGGAAATTCGATTAAGTTTTAAAGATAATTTGATAGACTCATTGGAAGAGAAGTATCCGCAAAAACGTATTTATCCTCAACCAGAGATTCCCTTCCTTGGTGGGGCAGTTGGTTTTTTAAGTTACGATGCGGTAAAAACTTGGGAAAAGACCGTTCCACAAAAACCTCTTGACTATCCACTAGCCTATTTTCTTACAGTCCATCGCTTCCTGTATATCGATCACCTTCGCCATACTGTAGGGGCAGTTCAGGTGGTTCCTGCTGGGAAGAGAGAGTTATATCTTCAAGCCAAAACCTGGATGGATGATATATTTAACTCACTGGAGGAAAAACGAGATAATGTAAATACCTCTTTTCAACTCAAAGGAGAAATCCAATCGAATTTTTCTCAGAGAGATTTTCTTGAAGCTGTTGAACAGGTCAAAAAATTAATCGAAGAAGGGCATGTTTCGCAAACAGTTGTTTCACAAAAATTCTCTGCCGCTTTTCAAGGTGACCCCTTTTTGGCTTATCGTTGTCTTCGATCGTTAAATCCTTCACCTTATATGTTTTATCTCGATGCCGGAGATTTTCAAATCGCTGGATCATCTCCAGAAATGCTGGTCAAGCTTGATAAGGGGAAGTTAACCACTAAACCGATTGCCGGAACCAGAAAACGTTCACAGTTACGACCTGAAACAGAAATTGTTCAAGAACTTCTCAATGATGAAAAAGAAAACGCTGAACATATCATGCTGCTTGATCTTGGTCGGAATGATATTGGGAAAATCTGTCTTCCCGGAACTGTACAGGTTGAAGAATTCATGAACGTGGAAAGATATTCCCATGTCTATCACATCGTTTCTCAGGTTTCTGGTCGAATGAAAGATAACTGTTCGCCTTGGAAGGCTTTACAAGCTTGTTTTCCCGCTGGAACAGTGAGTGGTGCTCCCAAAGTCAGAGCGATGCAAATTATTGAATCTTTAGAACCATACGCACGTGGTCCTTATGCCGGGGCTTTGGGGTATGTAGGAGATAATGGAAATATGGACACTTGCATTATAATTCGAAGTCTCTTTTTTAAAGAAGGTATAACAAGTGTTCAAGCTGGAGCGGGTATTGTTTATGATTCAGATCCGATGAGTGAATATGAAGAAACTCGGAACAAAGCCGAAGCTATGATTCGAGCTTTGAAGATGGCTGAAGGGGAGGGATCAAAATGA
- a CDS encoding IS4 family transposase, with translation MKTPLLSGRIDLRKKTNHHKERGVFMTILPENLKNERTLLPMFSSFMKEFKVNQLFRKCHMNKKKGFPVKDVFQMIFLLVFTQKNVAGLLQSRHPLFQGKKDTLYRFLHKTSGSWRKLLFLLSTKVVSEALLPFTSLKRYTWVVDDSPYERPRSLKVEGLSRFYDHAQGRFSRGFRMLTLGLTDGATFIPFAFSLLSSHQKENQLCPMDASVDGRNKRARLRKESQEKAPDVFFNLLDGALKHCPLVSTILFDSWFSFPALIRKCALRGLSVVCMLKNTPKIYYSFGGKVLSLSSLFTRIQKRPHGNIIGSGVVNLNLTGKPLLARIVFVRSEKQKSQWLALLSTDLSLSEDEIVTLYGKRWDIEVFFKMVKSVLKLTREFQVRSYDALVSHTSIVFIRYIMLAVIARRNTDPRTFGELFYACYDEIQDITLMEALTLLLELLKTTIKQILVLSEEKVKELLIYFVNSLPAWLREKVLLLNCES, from the coding sequence ATGAAAACACCCCTCCTTTCTGGTAGAATTGACTTAAGGAAAAAAACCAATCACCACAAAGAGAGAGGTGTCTTCATGACTATCCTACCAGAAAATTTGAAAAATGAAAGGACCTTGTTACCCATGTTTTCCTCCTTTATGAAGGAGTTTAAAGTGAACCAACTGTTTCGAAAATGCCATATGAACAAAAAGAAAGGGTTCCCAGTCAAAGACGTCTTTCAGATGATCTTTCTCCTAGTCTTTACTCAGAAAAACGTTGCTGGTCTTCTCCAATCTCGACATCCCCTTTTCCAAGGAAAGAAAGACACTCTTTACCGTTTCCTCCACAAGACCAGTGGGAGCTGGCGAAAATTGCTCTTTCTTTTGAGTACCAAAGTAGTCTCTGAAGCGCTCCTTCCTTTTACCAGTTTGAAACGCTACACCTGGGTGGTGGATGATTCCCCCTATGAACGGCCTCGGAGCTTGAAAGTTGAAGGGCTCTCTCGATTCTATGATCACGCCCAAGGACGGTTCAGTCGGGGTTTCAGAATGCTCACTTTAGGACTCACCGATGGTGCTACATTCATTCCCTTTGCTTTTTCATTGTTAAGTTCTCACCAAAAAGAAAACCAGCTCTGTCCCATGGATGCCTCCGTTGATGGACGAAACAAAAGAGCTCGTCTTCGGAAAGAATCCCAAGAAAAAGCTCCAGATGTCTTCTTCAACCTCCTGGATGGAGCCTTGAAACACTGTCCTTTGGTCTCAACTATTCTCTTTGATAGTTGGTTCAGTTTTCCAGCCCTCATCCGCAAATGTGCTCTTCGCGGATTATCAGTGGTGTGCATGCTCAAAAACACCCCAAAAATTTACTATTCTTTTGGTGGAAAAGTTCTTTCTCTTTCCTCTCTTTTCACCAGAATTCAGAAAAGACCACACGGCAATATCATTGGATCGGGTGTCGTGAATCTCAATCTCACTGGGAAACCACTTTTAGCTCGGATTGTCTTTGTCCGAAGTGAAAAACAAAAATCTCAATGGTTGGCACTGCTTTCAACTGATCTGTCTCTTTCTGAAGACGAGATCGTCACCCTCTATGGGAAACGCTGGGATATCGAGGTTTTCTTCAAGATGGTGAAATCGGTCTTGAAACTCACTCGGGAATTTCAGGTTCGATCCTATGATGCTCTGGTATCCCATACCAGTATCGTCTTTATCCGCTATATCATGCTCGCGGTTATTGCCCGGAGAAACACCGATCCCCGAACCTTTGGCGAGCTTTTCTATGCCTGCTATGATGAAATTCAGGATATCACTCTTATGGAAGCACTCACTCTTCTTCTTGAGCTCCTGAAGACGACCATCAAACAGATTCTTGTCCTTTCAGAAGAAAAAGTCAAAGAGCTACTCATCTATTTTGTAAATAGTCTTCCAGCATGGTTGAGAGAAAAAGTGCTATTATTGAACTGCGAAAGTTGA
- a CDS encoding TrpB-like pyridoxal phosphate-dependent enzyme, with product MERSMWFLDQKDMPTQWYNIQADLPEPLPPVLHPATGKPVTSQDLAPLFPMELIKQEVSTERWIDIPQEVQDVYRTWRPTVLYRARRLEKALDTPAKIFYKYEGTSQAGSHKPNTAVAQAYYNKKEGIKRITTETGAGQWGSALAMGCAFFGIECKVYMVRVSYDQKPYRRILMETWGAKCVPSPSPDTKVGRDMLAKWPDCPGSLGLAISEAVEDAVNRDDTHYSLGSVLNHVLLHQTIIGEETRKQMEMADAYPDIIVGCIGGGSNFAGQFLPWIRDKISGKKKDLRIICVEPESCPTVTKGLYAYDYGDVAGFTPLLKMYTLGHNFIPPPIHAGGLRYHGMAPIICHLHRLGFVEAQAVHQTAIFDAGIMFARTEGIISGPEPCHDLKVAIDEALKCKESGEAKTILIAHSGHGHFDLAAYDAYLSGKLVDLAYPEEEVRKAMVELPKVATE from the coding sequence ATGGAAAGATCAATGTGGTTTCTTGATCAAAAAGATATGCCAACACAATGGTACAACATTCAGGCTGATTTACCTGAGCCACTACCGCCTGTCTTGCATCCAGCCACTGGCAAACCAGTAACATCTCAGGACCTCGCACCTCTATTTCCTATGGAGCTTATCAAACAGGAGGTCAGCACTGAAAGATGGATTGACATTCCACAAGAAGTCCAGGATGTTTACCGAACCTGGAGACCAACTGTTTTGTATCGAGCTCGTCGTTTGGAAAAAGCCCTCGATACTCCAGCCAAGATCTTCTACAAGTATGAGGGTACCAGCCAAGCAGGAAGTCACAAGCCAAACACCGCCGTCGCCCAAGCTTATTACAATAAAAAAGAAGGCATTAAACGTATCACCACTGAAACCGGAGCTGGACAATGGGGGAGTGCCTTAGCAATGGGTTGTGCCTTCTTTGGTATTGAATGTAAAGTCTATATGGTCAGAGTGAGTTACGATCAGAAGCCCTATCGTCGGATCTTGATGGAAACCTGGGGAGCCAAATGCGTTCCAAGCCCAAGCCCGGATACGAAAGTCGGCAGAGACATGTTGGCCAAGTGGCCGGATTGTCCTGGCAGCCTCGGCTTAGCTATTAGTGAAGCAGTAGAAGATGCGGTTAACCGTGATGATACCCATTATTCTCTGGGAAGCGTTCTCAACCATGTCCTCCTCCATCAAACCATCATTGGAGAGGAAACCAGGAAGCAGATGGAAATGGCAGATGCCTATCCTGATATTATCGTTGGTTGTATCGGAGGTGGATCCAACTTTGCCGGACAGTTTCTGCCATGGATCCGAGATAAAATAAGCGGTAAGAAAAAGGACCTTCGCATTATATGCGTCGAACCAGAGTCTTGCCCAACTGTAACCAAAGGCCTATATGCTTATGACTATGGGGATGTGGCCGGTTTTACCCCATTACTCAAGATGTATACCTTGGGACACAACTTCATCCCCCCACCAATACATGCCGGAGGATTACGTTATCATGGAATGGCACCAATCATTTGTCATCTTCATCGGTTGGGATTCGTCGAGGCTCAAGCGGTGCACCAGACTGCCATTTTCGACGCAGGAATTATGTTTGCCCGTACCGAGGGTATTATTTCCGGCCCAGAACCATGTCATGACCTCAAGGTAGCAATTGATGAAGCCCTAAAATGCAAGGAATCGGGGGAAGCTAAAACCATTCTCATCGCTCACAGCGGGCATGGCCACTTTGATCTTGCTGCTTACGATGCCTACCTCTCGGGTAAATTAGTAGATCTTGCCTATCCTGAAGAAGAAGTGAGAAAAGCCATGGTCGAACTTCCCAAAGTCGCAACTGAATAA
- a CDS encoding methyltransferase family protein: protein MFNIILCLVLIFFIWIINGKFIYQGFKKKIWNEFFIHTGFGLIFTLLITEITLGPLQVWKHGDIELFKIIGYVFFAPSIYFVFTSMTMLKSKGNPIGSDRYGTTQFVDQGIYGIIRQPMTLGMALWSLALIFLFQSIFSLVLGGIEIFFFWISARMELNYNIKKFGDRYRKYAEKIPMWNFFFRKK, encoded by the coding sequence ATGTTTAATATTATCCTGTGTTTAGTTTTAATATTTTTTATCTGGATAATCAATGGCAAGTTTATTTACCAAGGATTTAAGAAAAAGATATGGAACGAATTTTTCATTCACACTGGGTTTGGACTCATTTTTACCTTATTGATCACTGAAATTACGCTTGGTCCTTTACAGGTATGGAAACATGGTGACATTGAATTATTCAAAATTATTGGCTATGTTTTCTTTGCTCCGTCGATATATTTCGTATTCACGTCAATGACGATGCTCAAATCCAAGGGAAACCCAATAGGTTCGGACCGATACGGAACAACCCAGTTTGTTGATCAAGGGATATATGGTATCATTCGTCAACCCATGACCTTAGGAATGGCTCTTTGGTCGTTAGCTCTCATTTTCCTTTTCCAATCAATATTTTCTTTAGTCCTTGGAGGAATAGAAATATTCTTTTTTTGGATATCAGCGCGAATGGAATTGAATTACAATATAAAAAAATTCGGCGATCGGTATCGAAAGTATGCAGAAAAAATTCCAATGTGGAATTTCTTTTTTAGAAAAAAGTAA
- a CDS encoding class I SAM-dependent methyltransferase gives MTKTRIIETNQGIQGELNVTVYDQMMKRLRDKGWMETSQIIKSGIDKGLALEVGPGPGYLGLEWLKKTSNTQLMALDVSPDMIQLAEKNAQEYGLYQRVSYVLGNALSMPFEDEMYDAVFSSGSLHEWEEPQKVFNEINRVLKPGGLYFIGDLRRDMNLLLRWFLIWSTKPKEIIPGLITSIQASYTLKEIIDILQESQLQPTSVKKDPIGLSVIGRKVK, from the coding sequence TTGACTAAAACGAGAATTATTGAGACAAATCAGGGAATTCAAGGAGAACTCAACGTAACTGTTTATGACCAAATGATGAAACGGCTGCGAGATAAAGGGTGGATGGAAACCTCTCAAATCATCAAATCTGGAATCGACAAAGGATTAGCCTTAGAAGTTGGGCCAGGACCAGGTTATTTAGGGTTAGAGTGGCTCAAAAAGACTTCAAATACCCAGCTTATGGCTCTTGATGTAAGCCCCGATATGATTCAGCTTGCGGAAAAAAATGCTCAAGAGTATGGGCTGTATCAAAGAGTATCCTACGTATTGGGAAACGCTTTGAGTATGCCCTTTGAGGACGAAATGTATGATGCTGTTTTCAGTAGTGGATCACTCCATGAATGGGAAGAACCCCAAAAAGTATTCAATGAAATTAACCGAGTACTCAAACCGGGAGGCCTCTATTTCATAGGTGATTTAAGGAGAGATATGAATCTGCTATTGAGATGGTTTCTGATCTGGTCGACCAAGCCAAAAGAAATAATTCCAGGGTTAATCACCTCAATCCAGGCCTCTTATACCCTTAAAGAAATTATTGATATCCTGCAAGAATCTCAACTCCAACCAACTTCAGTAAAAAAGGATCCTATTGGATTATCAGTTATCGGTCGGAAAGTAAAATAA
- a CDS encoding ATP-binding protein, protein MGDTKKTCTCSTSQIIRYRSRLSGLFLYGW, encoded by the coding sequence CTGGGTGATACCAAGAAAACCTGTACTTGTTCCACCTCTCAAATCATCCGCTATCGAAGCCGATTATCCGGTCTTTTTTTATATGGATGGTGA
- a CDS encoding DUF1214 domain-containing protein, with product MDLERDGPTVLETPPGTLGVFNDAWGGYLQDIGFFGPDQGKGGKYLVLPPDYQSEIPDGYFVVPSKTYRVLSYIRAFIAEGLEAVTQYIKDQLRIYPLCQKDNPPEMEFISGSGKSFNTIFPNDYTFYEHLHRVIDGEHIGILDPETRGFFASIGIEKGKPFAPDDRMKQILTDAIKIANATARSIVWFPRTKGTMQGIQIYPDTDSAWQMLYVDKNVFFNGQDGQTMNYDAWAMFYYPYVGVTPAQAVGLPGRGSDYAIAYIDSEKNPFDGSKTYQLHLPPDPPVENFWDLTLYDNQTRSMLQTSQAFPTVGSQTEGLQKNDDGSYDIYFGPDPPRRV from the coding sequence CTGGATCTAGAACGGGATGGTCCCACAGTGTTGGAAACACCACCCGGTACGCTCGGAGTGTTCAATGATGCTTGGGGGGGGTACTTGCAGGATATTGGATTTTTTGGTCCAGATCAGGGAAAAGGGGGGAAGTATCTTGTACTCCCTCCTGATTACCAGAGTGAGATTCCCGATGGCTACTTCGTGGTACCGTCCAAAACTTATCGGGTCTTGTCATATATACGAGCTTTTATTGCCGAGGGACTCGAAGCGGTAACTCAATACATCAAAGACCAACTGCGCATATATCCTTTGTGCCAAAAAGACAATCCACCGGAGATGGAATTCATCAGCGGGTCAGGAAAATCGTTCAATACCATTTTCCCTAACGATTACACCTTCTACGAACATTTGCATCGGGTAATAGATGGAGAACATATCGGGATACTCGATCCCGAAACCCGCGGCTTTTTTGCCTCCATCGGAATTGAAAAAGGGAAACCTTTCGCACCCGATGATCGGATGAAACAGATCCTCACCGATGCCATTAAAATCGCCAATGCAACCGCCCGATCAATTGTCTGGTTTCCTCGAACTAAAGGGACCATGCAGGGTATTCAAATTTATCCCGACACCGACAGTGCCTGGCAAATGTTATACGTGGATAAGAATGTGTTCTTTAACGGTCAAGATGGGCAGACCATGAATTATGATGCTTGGGCCATGTTCTACTATCCTTACGTCGGAGTGACTCCAGCACAGGCGGTGGGCTTACCAGGAAGGGGATCGGATTACGCTATCGCCTATATCGATTCAGAGAAAAACCCCTTTGATGGTTCGAAGACTTACCAATTACACCTGCCCCCCGATCCACCGGTTGAAAATTTCTGGGATCTAACCCTCTATGACAACCAGACCCGTTCCATGCTTCAAACCAGTCAGGCGTTCCCCACGGTTGGCAGCCAGACTGAAGGGCTTCAGAAGAATGATGATGGCTCCTACGACATCTACTTCGGTCCCGATCCCCCCCGCAGGGTATGA